A genomic window from Winogradskyella sp. J14-2 includes:
- a CDS encoding endonuclease/exonuclease/phosphatase family protein, translating into MDYHITFWNLENLFDIEHTPRRTEKLQRAIGSDVKGWGPTQLNQKLEQLNRIIIQLNDGNGPDILGVCEVENAHVLHMLIQKMGMLNRNYALVHADSDDRRGIDVAFIYDADLFSVEEENGEPKVFDHFVLRRTATRDILQVNFLTRHSQSQQRLVLIANHWPSRSGGQYESEGYRQIAGETLSYFHQRIREIHGDDTPVMAMGDFNDEPFNESLTRFAIALRSRARVVRGRIPYFLNLMWSLMDYGTASFYFGNKPNMLDQFLANENMLKSNSKIKVVSNSVGIERFPEMVKPGAYGVPVNFGGMGKKINSNGFSDHYPISVKLRES; encoded by the coding sequence ATGGACTACCACATTACATTCTGGAATTTAGAAAACCTCTTTGATATTGAACACACGCCTAGGCGCACCGAAAAACTGCAACGTGCCATTGGCAGTGATGTTAAAGGTTGGGGACCAACCCAACTGAATCAAAAGTTAGAACAACTCAATCGTATTATTATACAATTAAATGATGGCAACGGTCCTGATATTCTTGGAGTCTGTGAAGTTGAAAATGCCCACGTACTTCATATGTTGATTCAGAAAATGGGTATGTTGAATCGAAATTATGCCTTAGTGCATGCCGACTCGGATGATCGCCGTGGTATCGATGTGGCCTTTATCTATGATGCAGATCTCTTTAGCGTGGAAGAAGAAAACGGTGAGCCTAAAGTTTTTGACCATTTTGTGCTACGCCGAACAGCCACCAGAGATATTCTTCAGGTAAACTTTTTAACCCGTCATAGCCAAAGCCAACAGCGCTTGGTATTGATAGCCAACCACTGGCCTTCTCGTAGTGGAGGGCAGTACGAATCTGAAGGGTATCGACAGATTGCTGGTGAAACGCTGAGTTATTTCCATCAGCGTATAAGAGAAATTCATGGTGACGATACGCCTGTAATGGCTATGGGCGACTTTAACGACGAGCCTTTTAATGAATCGCTCACACGTTTTGCAATTGCCTTACGCAGTAGAGCACGTGTGGTGCGTGGTCGTATTCCTTATTTCTTAAACCTTATGTGGTCGTTGATGGACTATGGTACTGCCAGTTTTTATTTTGGAAATAAGCCTAACATGCTCGATCAATTTCTGGCCAATGAGAACATGCTAAAGAGTAATAGCAAAATTAAAGTAGTATCTAACTCGGTAGGTATAGAACGGTTTCCAGAAATGGTAAAGCCTGGTGCCTATGGTGTCCCTGTTAACTTTGGTGGTATGGGCAAAAAAATAAATAGTAATGGGTTTAGTGACCACTATCCTATTTCGGTAAAGCTCAGAGAATCGTAG